The following proteins are encoded in a genomic region of Takifugu rubripes chromosome 9, fTakRub1.2, whole genome shotgun sequence:
- the ppcdc gene encoding phosphopantothenoylcysteine decarboxylase: MQTDNGVGCQKTGLLKSCERFNILVGVTGSVAALKLPLLVSQLLQLPGVDVKVVTTEHAKHFYNPEEVSVKIYSDKDEWELWTHRSDPVLHIELRRWADLLLVAPLDANTLGKIASGICDNLLTCVVRAWDSSRPLLFCPAMNTAMWHHPITAQQISTLTEFGYVEIPCIFKKLVCGDEGKGAMAEVSTIVNVVKEYVKNPDE, translated from the exons ATGCAGACAGATAATGGTGTCGGTTGTCAAAAAACAGGGTTGTTGAAATCATGTGAAAGATTTAACATACTTGTTGGCGTGACGGGCAGTGTTGCAGCTTTAAAGCTTCCTCTTCTGGTGTCCCAACTTCTTCAACTTCCTGGA GTGGATGTAAAAGTGGTCACAACAGAACATGCCAAGCATTTCTATAACCCTGAAGAAGTATCGGTAAAGATCTACAGTGACAAAGATGAATGGGAG CTGTGGACTCACAGGTCTGACCCTGTGTTGCACATTGAGCTGAGGCGTTGGGCAGACCTGCTACTGGTGGCGCCACTTGATGCCAACACTCTTGGAAAGATTGCCAGTGGCATTTGTGACAATCTGCtg ACCTGCGTGGTGAGAGCGTGGGACAGCAGCcgccctctcctcttctgcccaGCTATGAATACAGCTATGTGGCATCATCCCATAACTGCCCAGCAGATATCCACACTAACAGAGTTTGGATATGTTGAAATTCCTTGCATTTTTAAGAAGTTAGTGTGTGGGGATGAAG GTAAAGGCGCCATGGCAGAAGTTTCAACTATTGTCAATGTTGTCAAAGAGTATGTGAAAAATCCTGATGAGTAA
- the hacd3 gene encoding very-long-chain (3R)-3-hydroxyacyl-CoA dehydratase isoform X1 — protein MLTPLVYWAQRHEEVYLRVELTDAQNIDIRVHEKVLQFRAQGYGAKGHHEYHFSLELLLPVKPEVRFRSTQRQVNITVQKEQRGWWDRLCVQERKPVFLTPDFDRWLDESDAEQEIKEKEEKKKRMRASRHKNEGFITQKTVFLFVYNLLQFVGFSWIFVNMSVRLIRFGEDSLYDTFHTTSDVMFFCQILASVEVLNAAFGIVRTSVVPTLIQVVGRNFILFIIFGSLEEMHSKPVVFFVFYLWSAIEVVRYPFYMMNCVDAEWRILTWLRYTVWIPLYPLGVLAEAVAVIQSIPIFDETKLFSIPLPKAVGTSVSFSYLLHLYLVLMFLGLFFNFRHLYKQRKKHFSKKRKEN, from the exons ATGTTAACACCTCTCGTTTATTGGGCTCAACGCCATGAAGAAGTTTACCTGCGAGTGGAGCTAACAGACGCACAG aataTTGACATTCGTGTGCATGAGAAAGTGCTTCAGTTTAGAG CCCAGGGATATGGTGCAAAAGGACATCATGAATACCATTTTAGCCTGGAGTTGCTTTTACCAGTGAAGCCAGAG GTAAGGTTCAGATCCACCCAACGGCAGGTAAATATCACTGTCCAGAAAGAGCAGAGGGGTTGGTGGGATAGACTTTGTGTACAGGAGCGGAAGCCAGTGTTCCTGACCCCAGACTTTGACCGCTGGTTAGATGAGTCTGATGCTGAGCAGGAAATCAAGGAAAAG gaggagaaaaagaaaaggatgagaGCTTCAAGACATAAGAATGAAG GCTTTATCACCCAGAAAACAGTGTTTCTATTTGTTTACAACCTGCTGCAGTTTGTTGGTTTTTCATGGATTTTTGTCAACATGTCTGTGCGGCTCATTAGATTCGGAGAAG ATTCGCTGTATGACACATTTCACACCACATCAGATGTGATGTTCTTCTGCCAGATCCTGGCATCAGTTGAGGTCCTCAATGCTGCCTTTGGTATAGTCCGGACAAGTGTTGTCCCCACTCTTATACAG GTGGTTGGAAGGAATTTTATCCTCTTCATTATTTTTGGTAGTCTGGAGGAAATGCACAGCAAACCAGTGGTGTTCTTTGTTTTCTATCTGTGGAGTGCCATTGAGGTTGTCCG GTATCCATTTTACATGATGAACTGCGTGGATGCAGAGTGGAGAATCCTTACATGGCTGCGTTACACAGTCTGGATTCCACTTTATCCACTGGGGGTCTTAGCCGAAG CTGTTGCTGTGATTCAGTCCATTCCCATCTTCGATGAAACTAAACTTTTCAGCATTCCTCTTCCAAAAGCCGTTGGTACCTCTGTCAGCTTCTCTTACCTCCTGCACCTCTATTTAGTCCTTATGTTTCTGG GTCTGTTTTTCAACTTCCGCCATCTTTAcaagcagaggaaaaaacatttctcaaagaagaggaaagaaaattaA
- the hacd3 gene encoding very-long-chain (3R)-3-hydroxyacyl-CoA dehydratase isoform X2: MLTPLVYWAQRHEEVYLRVELTDAQNIDIRVHEKVLQFRAQGYGAKGHHEYHFSLELLLPVKPEVRFRSTQRQVNITVQKEQRGWWDRLCVQERKPVFLTPDFDRWLDESDAEQEIKEKEEKKKRMRASRHKNEGFITQKTVFLFVYNLLQFVGFSWIFVNMSVRLIRFGEDSLYDTFHTTSDVMFFCQILASVEVLNAAFGIVRTSVVPTLIQVVGRNFILFIIFGSLEEMHSKPVVFFVFYLWSAIEVVRYPFYMMNCVDAEWRILTWLRYTVWIPLYPLGVLAEGELLTNAWKSVFQLPPSLQAEEKTFLKEEERKLKISIVCDTLILTSFKSQIRSVSIT, from the exons ATGTTAACACCTCTCGTTTATTGGGCTCAACGCCATGAAGAAGTTTACCTGCGAGTGGAGCTAACAGACGCACAG aataTTGACATTCGTGTGCATGAGAAAGTGCTTCAGTTTAGAG CCCAGGGATATGGTGCAAAAGGACATCATGAATACCATTTTAGCCTGGAGTTGCTTTTACCAGTGAAGCCAGAG GTAAGGTTCAGATCCACCCAACGGCAGGTAAATATCACTGTCCAGAAAGAGCAGAGGGGTTGGTGGGATAGACTTTGTGTACAGGAGCGGAAGCCAGTGTTCCTGACCCCAGACTTTGACCGCTGGTTAGATGAGTCTGATGCTGAGCAGGAAATCAAGGAAAAG gaggagaaaaagaaaaggatgagaGCTTCAAGACATAAGAATGAAG GCTTTATCACCCAGAAAACAGTGTTTCTATTTGTTTACAACCTGCTGCAGTTTGTTGGTTTTTCATGGATTTTTGTCAACATGTCTGTGCGGCTCATTAGATTCGGAGAAG ATTCGCTGTATGACACATTTCACACCACATCAGATGTGATGTTCTTCTGCCAGATCCTGGCATCAGTTGAGGTCCTCAATGCTGCCTTTGGTATAGTCCGGACAAGTGTTGTCCCCACTCTTATACAG GTGGTTGGAAGGAATTTTATCCTCTTCATTATTTTTGGTAGTCTGGAGGAAATGCACAGCAAACCAGTGGTGTTCTTTGTTTTCTATCTGTGGAGTGCCATTGAGGTTGTCCG GTATCCATTTTACATGATGAACTGCGTGGATGCAGAGTGGAGAATCCTTACATGGCTGCGTTACACAGTCTGGATTCCACTTTATCCACTGGGGGTCTTAGCCGAAGGTGAGCTCCTTACCAACGCTTGGAA GTCTGTTTTTCAACTTCCGCCATCTTTAcaagcagaggaaaaaacatttctcaaagaagaggaaagaaaattaAAGATCAGCATTGTCTGTGATACTTTGATACTCACCAGCTTCAAAAGTCAGATCAGGTCTGTTTCTATAACCTAA
- the ints14 gene encoding integrator complex subunit 14, which translates to MPTVVLMDVSLSMTRPVSLEGNEDFQRKNLAVHGLNMLFEHMASNYRLEFTALMAFSSLWELLVPFTRDYNALQEALSNLDDYDKTCVESALQGVNSVVQQEWGNACPCQVVLVTDGSLGIGKGSLRHSLQTLNHRGDAKKFPLPFPFPTKLYIMCVANAEELQMSDTMNNLEELLHLSGGDGQIFTVDGALCMKSVQAMFGRLIDHAYSPFHAVLHCGNLSSDVQVFPRPEPVIIDEEVEPIPQSVNADLKIVGFIEITDICSPPVISRHLVLPIAVNKEMDDVGAGTTEELEEEPSASQMAGKSPNFCVLLHGSLKVEGMVALVQLGAEWYGMLYSQADSKKKSNLMMSIFEPGSEPLPWLGKISHLGPISEATENPYGEDDNKSPFPLQPQVKRSYAQTVTVWIKASGLQTDVQKILRNARKLPEKTQTFYKELNRLRKAALAFGFWELLKGVADLLERECTLLPDSAHPDAAFQLSHAAQQLKLASTGDSQYAAFDHNIVPMHTDFSS; encoded by the exons ATGCCTACTGTAGTCTTAATGGACGTGTCTCTGTCCATGACACGACCAGTGTCTCTGGAGGGAAACGAAGACTTTCAGAGAAAGAACCTGGCGGTACACGGACTAAATATGTTGTTTGAACACATGGCTTCAAACTATCGCTTGGAGTTCACGGCACTGATGGCATTTTCCTCCCTTTGGGAACTCTTGGTCCCCTTTACCAGAGACTACAATGCACTACAG GAAGCTTTGAGCAATCTCGATGATTATGACAAGACCTGTGTCGAATCAGCTCTTCAAGGAGTTAACAGTGTTGTACAGCAAGAGTGGGGGAACGCTTGTCCCTGTCAG GTGGTGCTAGTTACTGATGGATCTCTTGGCATTGGAAAGGGTTCTCTCCGCCACTCGCTTCAAACACTGAACCATCGCGGGGATGCCAAAAAGTTTCCGCTCCCTTTCCCATTCCCAACCAAACTTTACATCATGTGCGTTGCTAATGCAGAGGAG TTACAGATGAGTGATACCATGAACAACTTGGAGGAGCTCCTCCATCTCAGCGGAGGTGATGGACAGATATTCACTGTAGACGGGGCACTTTGCATGAAGAGTGTACAGGCAATGTTTGG GAGGCTGATTGATCACGCATACTCACCCTTCCATGCTGTCCTTCATTGTGGGAACTTGTCGTCAGATGTTCAGGTGTTCCCTCGACCTGAGCCTGTGATAATTGATGAAGAGGTGGAGCCCATTCCTCAGTCAGTTAATGCAG ATTTGAAGATTGTGGGCTTTATTGAAATCACAGACATCTGCAGTCCTCCTGTTATATCCAGACACTTGGTACTGCCGATTGCTGTAAACAAAG AGATGGATGACGTTGGTGCTGGAACCACAGAAGAACTTGAGGAAGAACCGTCAGCCAGTCAAATGGCAGGCAAAAGTCCCAACTTCTGTGTACTTCTGCATGGCAGCCTGAAAGTTGAGGGCATGGTGGCCCTGGTGCAGCTGGG GGCCGAGTGGTACGGTATGTTATACTCCCAGGCAGACAGCAAGAAGAAATCGAACCTGATGATGTCAATCTTTGAGCCTGGTTCAGAGCCTCTCCCTTGGTTGGGCAAGATCTCCCATTTGGGACCAATATCAG AGGCTACTGAAAATCCCTATGGAGAGGACGACAATAAAAGCCCGTTTCCTCTGCAGCCCCAAGTCAAACGAAGCTACGCCCAGACTGTCACAGTGTGGATTAAGGCTAGTGGACTACAG ACTGATGTACAGAAGATCTTGAGGAATGCAAGGAAACTTCCAGAAAAAACTCAAACATTTTATAAG GAGCTAAATCGTCTAAGGAAGGCTGCATTGGCGTTTGGATTCTGGGAGCTCCTGAAGGGAGTAGCTGACCTGCTGGAGCGTGAGTGCACGTTGCTGCCGGACTCGGCCCACCCAGATGCTGCGTTCCAGCTCTCTCATGCTGCACAACAACTCAAACTGGCCAGCACCGGTGACTCCCAGTATGCAGCTTTTGATCACAATATTGTTCCCATGCACACCGACTTCTCCAGCTGA